The Metabacillus litoralis genome contains a region encoding:
- the yhaM gene encoding 3'-5' exoribonuclease YhaM translates to MGKGILHYDVGEQVEVHLLIKTSTKGIASNGKAFLTLILQDTSGEIEAKLWDASQDDEVLYSPQSIVKVLGDIHHYRGRNQLKIRKIRPKHDEEQIEISDLLETAPIAKEVMNEKITQYIFEMKNSNIQRITRYLLKKHGAAFIEYPAATKNHHEFVSGLAYHVVSMLDLAKSIATLYPSLDTDLLYAGVILHDLGKVTELSGPISTTYTVEGNLLGHISIMVNEIAKAAEHLQIEGEEVVVLQHLVLSHHGKAEWGSPKPPMIKEAEILHYIDNLDAKMNMMDRALERVKPGEYTERVFALDNRSFYKPTFHK, encoded by the coding sequence ATGGGAAAAGGGATTTTGCATTATGACGTTGGAGAACAAGTTGAAGTACACCTACTAATCAAAACTTCCACTAAAGGAATTGCAAGCAATGGTAAAGCTTTTTTAACGTTAATTTTACAAGACACATCAGGGGAAATAGAAGCAAAGCTTTGGGATGCATCACAGGATGATGAAGTCCTCTATTCCCCGCAAAGCATTGTCAAAGTATTAGGAGATATTCATCATTATCGTGGACGAAATCAGTTGAAAATTCGCAAGATCCGTCCGAAGCATGACGAAGAGCAGATTGAAATTTCAGATCTTCTCGAAACTGCTCCTATAGCAAAAGAAGTGATGAATGAGAAGATTACACAATACATTTTTGAAATGAAAAACTCAAATATCCAGCGTATTACTAGGTATTTATTGAAAAAGCACGGTGCTGCTTTTATTGAATATCCAGCAGCGACAAAAAACCACCACGAGTTTGTATCTGGTCTTGCCTATCATGTTGTTTCAATGCTTGATTTGGCAAAATCAATTGCTACTTTATATCCTAGTCTTGATACGGATCTTCTTTATGCAGGAGTTATTCTACATGATTTAGGAAAGGTGACTGAATTGTCTGGACCAATTAGCACAACTTATACAGTTGAAGGAAATCTTCTAGGTCATATATCCATTATGGTAAATGAAATTGCTAAAGCGGCTGAACACCTTCAAATCGAAGGGGAAGAAGTAGTAGTCCTACAGCACCTCGTTTTAAGTCATCATGGAAAGGCTGAATGGGGTAGTCCAAAACCACCTATGATTAAAGAAGCAGAAATTTTACATTATATTGATAATCTTGATGCAAAAATGAATATGATGGATCGTGCCCTTGAACGAGTTAAGCCAGGGGAATACACAGAAAGAGTATTTGCTCTTGATAACCGTTCCTTTTATAAGCCGACATTTCATAAATAA
- a CDS encoding HIT family protein: protein MSDCIFCKIVKGEIPSAKVFENEHVIAFLDISQVTKGHTLVVPKVHRENIYELTPEIASKLFEVVPQIANSIKEQFQPVGLNLLNNNGEKAGQSVFHYHMHILPRYGKGDGFGAVWKSHADQYTPEDLQEIANTIKEGIK, encoded by the coding sequence ATGAGTGACTGTATTTTTTGTAAAATTGTTAAGGGAGAAATTCCAAGTGCAAAAGTATTTGAAAATGAACATGTGATTGCCTTTCTAGACATTAGCCAGGTAACGAAAGGACATACGCTGGTTGTTCCAAAAGTACATAGAGAAAACATTTATGAATTAACACCTGAAATTGCGAGTAAATTATTTGAGGTTGTTCCTCAAATTGCCAACTCCATAAAAGAGCAATTTCAGCCTGTTGGCCTAAATTTACTTAACAATAATGGAGAAAAGGCCGGACAATCTGTTTTTCATTATCATATGCATATTCTGCCAAGATACGGCAAGGGAGACGGATTTGGTGCTGTATGGAAGTCACATGCAGATCAGTATACACCAGAAGATCTCCAAGAAATTGCAAACACAATTAAAGAAGGAATTAAATAA
- a CDS encoding YjcZ family sporulation protein, which yields MSFGFSNNFALIVVLFILLIIIGASYL from the coding sequence ATGAGCTTTGGTTTTTCAAATAATTTTGCTTTGATTGTAGTACTGTTCATTCTGTTAATCATCATTGGAGCTTCTTATCTTTAA
- a CDS encoding YtxH domain-containing protein — protein MANKNSLLFGLVVGGVIGSIATLLSTPSSGKELRGQLNLNRKQLEDLLHQLKNESKALKEQLIKTVKDGSVVMKEVSSDFKKTVEQFQQEIEPHKNDLMKEIEEIDMKIKNLEQTLK, from the coding sequence ATGGCAAATAAAAATTCTTTACTATTTGGTCTCGTTGTTGGAGGAGTGATCGGCAGCATTGCCACATTACTTTCAACTCCTTCTTCAGGAAAAGAATTACGCGGACAATTAAACTTAAATCGAAAGCAACTCGAAGATCTTTTACACCAACTTAAAAATGAAAGCAAAGCATTGAAAGAACAACTCATCAAAACGGTAAAGGATGGCTCAGTAGTCATGAAAGAGGTATCCTCTGACTTTAAAAAAACAGTCGAACAATTTCAGCAAGAAATTGAACCACATAAAAATGACTTGATGAAAGAAATTGAAGAAATTGACATGAAAATTAAAAATCTCGAACAAACCTTGAAGTAA
- a CDS encoding DUF3267 domain-containing protein, with protein sequence MSCWKTINLTKDIGLYRIILISLLTMILSFILTYLPINLLYSKVHLKDGHFLMFVLLLISMPPFHKLLHMIPLVLCGCRVSARIKLFYLFPTIQLKACQGMKKNEMIASLLTPFVTFSILFVLGSIYLPTYMHYFSIAMAFHIGLCVPDFLLLKHLLFAPKLCFIEEFEDGYEVLVQNK encoded by the coding sequence ATGAGCTGCTGGAAAACCATCAATCTTACAAAAGATATTGGACTATACAGAATCATATTAATATCTTTGTTAACGATGATTCTTTCGTTTATTTTAACCTACTTACCTATCAATCTTCTTTATTCAAAAGTGCATCTCAAAGACGGACATTTCCTTATGTTTGTCTTGTTATTAATTAGCATGCCTCCTTTTCATAAACTGCTCCACATGATTCCATTAGTTCTTTGTGGCTGCAGAGTTTCAGCGAGGATTAAGCTTTTCTATTTATTCCCAACAATTCAATTAAAAGCATGTCAGGGAATGAAAAAAAATGAAATGATTGCTTCACTCCTAACACCTTTTGTCACATTCTCCATTCTCTTTGTACTTGGGAGTATATATTTGCCTACCTACATGCATTATTTTAGCATTGCAATGGCATTTCATATTGGACTTTGTGTTCCGGATTTTCTCCTTTTAAAACATCTACTCTTTGCTCCTAAGCTATGTTTTATCGAAGAATTTGAGGATGGTTATGAAGTTCTTGTTCAAAATAAATAG
- the serC gene encoding 3-phosphoserine/phosphohydroxythreonine transaminase: MRAYNFNAGPAAIPLPVLERAQKELVNFNNTGMSVMELSHRSKDYEEVHNRANSLLRELLGIPDNYEVLFLQGGASLQFTMIPMNFLKSGQTAHFITTGSWSEKALKEAKTFGETRILASSKDENYTHIPTNYSLNDVENGAYLHITSNNTIFGTQWKEYPESPIPLIADMSSDILCTEIDVEKFDLIYAGAQKNLGPSGVTVVIVKKEFLETANEDVPTILKYSTHSKNNSLYNTPPTFAIYMLSLVLEWVKEQGGVKQIQQINEEKAGYIYSAIDESNGFYKGHAEKDSRSLMNITFTLQNEELTKKFLQEAKERQFIGLAGHRSVGGCRASTYNAVPKEACEALAKFMTEFKNQNS, encoded by the coding sequence TTGAGAGCATATAATTTTAATGCTGGACCAGCGGCAATTCCGTTACCCGTGCTAGAGCGCGCACAAAAAGAATTAGTGAATTTTAATAACACAGGTATGTCTGTTATGGAGCTTAGTCACCGTAGTAAAGACTATGAAGAAGTGCATAATCGTGCAAATTCATTATTAAGAGAGCTTCTAGGAATTCCTGACAATTACGAAGTCCTTTTCCTACAAGGTGGAGCAAGCCTACAGTTCACTATGATTCCAATGAACTTCCTAAAATCAGGTCAAACAGCTCATTTTATTACAACTGGCTCATGGTCAGAAAAAGCACTAAAAGAAGCAAAAACATTTGGAGAAACTCGTATTTTAGCTTCAAGTAAAGATGAGAATTACACACACATCCCAACCAATTATTCATTAAATGACGTTGAAAATGGTGCTTATCTTCACATCACATCAAACAATACGATTTTTGGTACTCAGTGGAAGGAATATCCTGAGAGCCCTATTCCTTTAATCGCTGATATGTCTAGCGATATTCTTTGCACTGAAATTGATGTAGAGAAATTTGATCTTATTTATGCAGGAGCTCAGAAAAACCTTGGACCGTCTGGGGTAACTGTTGTTATTGTGAAGAAAGAGTTTCTAGAAACAGCAAACGAAGACGTTCCAACGATCTTAAAATATTCAACTCATTCTAAAAATAATTCATTATATAACACACCTCCTACCTTTGCTATTTACATGCTTTCTTTAGTACTCGAGTGGGTAAAAGAACAAGGTGGAGTAAAACAGATTCAACAAATCAATGAAGAAAAAGCTGGCTACATCTACTCTGCGATTGATGAAAGTAATGGATTTTATAAAGGACATGCTGAAAAAGACAGCCGTTCTTTAATGAATATTACCTTCACACTTCAAAATGAGGAACTTACAAAAAAATTCCTTCAGGAAGCAAAAGAGCGTCAATTTATAGGCCTTGCAGGTCATCGCTCTGTAGGTGGATGCCGTGCTTCAACTTACAATGCTGTTCCTAAGGAAGCATGTGAAGCATTAGCAAAATTCATGACAGAATTTAAAAATCAAAACAGTTAA
- a CDS encoding YjcZ family sporulation protein, translated as MSFGYSNNFALIVVLFILLIIIGASYL; from the coding sequence ATGAGCTTTGGTTATTCAAATAACTTTGCTTTGATTGTAGTACTGTTCATTCTGTTAATCATCATTGGAGCTTCTTATCTTTAA
- a CDS encoding YjcZ family sporulation protein: MSFGYSNSFALIVVLFILLIIVGASYL; this comes from the coding sequence ATGAGCTTTGGTTATTCAAATAGCTTTGCTTTAATCGTTGTGCTGTTCATTCTGTTAATTATCGTTGGAGCTTCTTACCTTTAA
- a CDS encoding DUF1878 family protein yields MDSIEKRLETLEYYQTLFIKMLEPEKFPFYHMVMSKGLSKEEIEEIHAICHELSANHNEQKAQGLVIFTDLLTQFAGQLNAKLDLYETIRALHKQKLYRPLMDDFLELM; encoded by the coding sequence ATGGATTCTATAGAGAAGCGTTTGGAGACATTGGAATATTATCAAACGTTATTCATTAAAATGCTGGAGCCGGAAAAATTTCCTTTTTATCATATGGTGATGAGTAAAGGATTATCTAAGGAAGAAATTGAAGAAATTCATGCAATATGCCATGAGCTTAGTGCGAACCATAATGAACAAAAAGCGCAAGGGTTAGTGATCTTTACAGACCTCCTTACGCAATTTGCCGGCCAATTAAATGCAAAGCTGGATTTATATGAAACAATCCGTGCTTTGCATAAGCAAAAATTATACAGACCTCTTATGGATGATTTTTTGGAATTAATGTAG
- a CDS encoding peptidylprolyl isomerase, giving the protein MKKIAIVLAAATSILALSACNNNADSEVVVETKAGNITKDEFYDAMKARFGADVLTELVHEKVLSEKYEVTDEEVQTEFDNLKTQYGAQFESVVQTQGEDVVKQMVKVDLLRKKAAEAEAEVTDEDIKAYYDTLEGQIRASHILVADEATAKEVKEKLDAGESFEDLAKEYSTDPGSAQNGGDLGWFGEGAMVQEFQDAAFKLKEGEVSAPVKSDYGFHIIKVTETVKPLEEMKESLKEEVRNQKIQQPDTIQNALDKAIKESNVEVKDEDLKDTFKAAETEEPAEKEEETKE; this is encoded by the coding sequence ATGAAAAAGATCGCAATTGTATTAGCAGCAGCAACTAGCATACTTGCACTAAGTGCTTGCAACAATAATGCTGACTCTGAAGTTGTTGTAGAAACAAAAGCTGGTAATATTACGAAGGACGAATTTTACGATGCAATGAAGGCTCGTTTCGGTGCAGATGTGTTAACAGAGCTCGTTCATGAAAAAGTATTAAGTGAAAAATATGAAGTAACAGATGAAGAAGTTCAAACTGAATTTGATAACTTAAAAACACAATACGGTGCTCAATTTGAAAGTGTTGTCCAAACTCAAGGTGAAGATGTTGTAAAACAAATGGTCAAAGTGGATCTGCTTAGAAAGAAAGCAGCCGAAGCTGAAGCTGAGGTAACAGATGAAGATATTAAGGCTTACTACGATACACTGGAAGGTCAAATTAGAGCAAGCCATATTTTAGTCGCAGATGAAGCAACGGCAAAAGAAGTGAAGGAAAAATTAGATGCGGGTGAATCATTTGAAGATCTTGCAAAAGAATATTCTACAGATCCTGGTTCAGCTCAAAACGGTGGAGATCTTGGATGGTTTGGTGAAGGTGCAATGGTTCAAGAATTCCAGGATGCAGCCTTTAAATTAAAAGAAGGTGAAGTAAGTGCACCTGTAAAGTCAGATTATGGTTTCCACATCATCAAAGTAACAGAAACAGTGAAACCACTTGAAGAAATGAAAGAATCCTTAAAAGAAGAAGTTCGCAACCAAAAGATCCAACAACCTGATACAATCCAAAATGCGTTAGACAAAGCAATTAAAGAATCAAATGTAGAAGTGAAGGATGAAGACTTAAAGGATACTTTTAAAGCAGCAGAAACGGAAGAACCAGCAGAAAAAGAAGAAGAAACAAAAGAATAA
- a CDS encoding YjcZ family sporulation protein: protein MSHGFTGNFALIVVLFILLIIIGASYL, encoded by the coding sequence ATGAGCCACGGTTTTACAGGAAACTTTGCTTTGATTGTAGTATTGTTCATCCTATTAATTATTATTGGAGCTTCTTACCTTTAA
- a CDS encoding sensor domain-containing diguanylate cyclase, whose amino-acid sequence MTLRKKLLIASISIISIFMLMIVLLVGIITSRIHQIYEQEQVITQVNQTRNLLNNELKSLDRFNLDYAAWDDTSSFVENKNDLYIQSNLTSETFLQNKIDHMIFLNKRGQIVLVRQIDSEGKLVKDYIDSNWLDRYKLKKVLHTNEKINGLIKTPEGIMLLSARPILNSQYEGPSNGTLIFTRKLDQELVSELGNIIELDLSFFQDAPKKLSKQEMEQLENENLYIDEVSDTTIAGYSVLTDLKGDPLSYIEVKSERTIYKNGRMLILLNLLSFLALVTIICTVLYFTFDKIFVSRILSLKQSIANIRSYNNNGNSVGSHGDDEIGHLAMQINDMLTTLEKYNNKWKKRANFDSLTNLPNRGYLTKKMNDLISAEEEFAVFFMDLDGFKEVNDSYGHETGDSLLQLVAERLKHIVREGDTVSRLGGDEFVLLVNMKRDEDQLRILADRVIKKLNEPYKINKIVITVSASIGIAQSPKHGTDYHSLIKMADEAMYIAKKAGKNNFHLLS is encoded by the coding sequence ATGACTCTAAGAAAAAAGCTACTAATTGCTTCAATCAGTATTATTTCTATATTTATGTTAATGATCGTTCTATTGGTTGGAATAATCACGAGTCGAATTCATCAAATATACGAGCAAGAGCAGGTTATAACGCAAGTTAACCAAACACGTAACTTATTAAATAATGAACTAAAATCTTTGGATCGTTTTAATTTAGATTATGCTGCATGGGATGATACCTCTTCTTTTGTTGAAAACAAAAATGATCTTTATATTCAGTCGAATCTTACCTCTGAGACATTTCTACAAAACAAAATTGATCATATGATCTTCTTAAATAAAAGGGGACAGATTGTTCTTGTTAGACAAATTGATTCTGAAGGAAAACTTGTTAAAGATTATATTGATAGCAATTGGCTAGATAGATATAAACTTAAAAAAGTTCTTCATACAAATGAAAAGATAAACGGTTTAATTAAAACTCCTGAAGGAATCATGCTATTATCCGCTCGCCCGATCTTAAACAGTCAATATGAAGGACCTTCAAATGGAACACTTATTTTTACTAGAAAGTTAGATCAAGAACTTGTTAGTGAATTAGGCAATATCATTGAGCTTGATCTTTCTTTTTTTCAAGACGCACCTAAGAAATTGTCTAAACAAGAGATGGAGCAATTAGAAAATGAAAATTTATATATTGACGAGGTAAGTGATACTACAATAGCAGGCTACAGTGTTCTAACGGATCTGAAAGGTGATCCACTTTCTTATATTGAAGTGAAAAGTGAAAGAACCATTTATAAAAATGGTAGGATGTTAATTCTATTAAATCTACTTTCATTTCTAGCCCTTGTAACAATTATTTGTACTGTACTTTATTTTACTTTTGATAAGATATTCGTTTCGCGAATCTTATCGTTAAAGCAAAGTATTGCCAACATTCGTTCCTACAACAATAATGGAAATAGCGTTGGTAGTCACGGTGATGATGAGATTGGCCACTTAGCAATGCAAATAAACGATATGCTTACAACACTTGAAAAATATAATAACAAATGGAAGAAAAGAGCAAATTTTGATTCCCTTACTAATCTCCCTAACAGAGGATATCTAACAAAAAAAATGAATGATTTAATTTCAGCTGAAGAAGAATTTGCTGTATTTTTTATGGATTTAGATGGTTTTAAGGAAGTGAATGATTCTTATGGTCATGAAACAGGTGATAGTTTATTACAGCTTGTAGCTGAACGGCTTAAACATATCGTTCGTGAGGGTGACACAGTATCAAGGCTTGGTGGAGATGAATTCGTTTTGCTTGTAAATATGAAGAGGGACGAAGATCAATTAAGAATATTAGCTGACAGAGTGATCAAGAAACTGAATGAACCTTATAAAATCAATAAGATTGTGATCACTGTATCGGCAAGTATTGGGATAGCACAATCGCCTAAACATGGGACAGATTATCATTCCCTTATTAAGATGGCAGATGAAGCCATGTATATAGCAAAGAAGGCAGGAAAAAACAATTTTCATTTATTGTCTTGA
- a CDS encoding HTH-type transcriptional regulator Hpr produces MKHNEREFTVKEALLFSQRVAQLSKALWKTIEKDWQQWIKPYDLNINEHHILWIADHLNGASISEIAKFGVMHVSTAFNFSKKLEERGYLEFSKKANDKRNTYIKLTKQGEEILSKLLEDFSPDRNSVLKGALPLQNLYGKFPEMMEMMCIIRNIYGEDFMEIFEQSFHSIEDAFNDTPGKEKESKSEQLISST; encoded by the coding sequence ATGAAACATAATGAAAGGGAATTTACAGTAAAAGAAGCCTTGTTATTTAGTCAACGCGTTGCACAGCTTAGTAAAGCACTTTGGAAAACAATTGAAAAGGATTGGCAACAATGGATAAAGCCATACGATTTAAATATTAACGAGCACCATATTTTATGGATTGCCGATCATTTAAACGGAGCTTCAATTTCAGAGATTGCTAAATTCGGAGTTATGCATGTATCTACTGCCTTTAACTTCTCAAAGAAACTTGAGGAAAGAGGTTACTTAGAGTTTTCCAAAAAAGCCAATGACAAGCGCAACACGTATATTAAACTAACAAAACAAGGTGAGGAAATACTTTCAAAGCTTTTAGAAGACTTTAGTCCAGACAGAAACTCTGTATTAAAAGGTGCTTTACCACTTCAAAATTTATATGGGAAGTTTCCAGAAATGATGGAAATGATGTGTATTATTCGTAACATCTACGGCGAAGACTTTATGGAGATCTTTGAACAGTCATTCCACAGCATAGAGGATGCATTCAATGATACCCCAGGAAAAGAAAAAGAGTCTAAGTCTGAACAATTAATTTCATCAACTTAA
- a CDS encoding sporulation YhaL family protein — MFVMPWWIYLCIIGILVSGYMAFKTARQDKQIDDTFIEQEGQVYLDRIEQERQKKRDLLTQQQELQDDQTAS; from the coding sequence ATGTTCGTTATGCCTTGGTGGATTTATTTATGTATTATAGGGATTCTTGTAAGTGGATATATGGCATTTAAAACAGCACGACAAGATAAACAAATTGATGATACGTTCATTGAACAGGAGGGTCAAGTATATCTTGACCGTATTGAACAGGAACGTCAGAAAAAAAGAGATCTGTTAACACAGCAACAGGAGCTACAAGACGATCAAACAGCAAGCTAA
- a CDS encoding ABC transporter permease, which translates to MKSVNEIWQTRVNQHINETRMYLKYMLNDHLLFVFIFLGAGGALTYQRWLETLSPDFPAIVIMTFTFAFIVITSSVRTLLKEADIVFLLPMEFKLRGYFQKAFRYSFITQSFFIIVPLILFTPLYFKVTDANGRTLLICLGLLLLVKFWNLRVSWAMSFYTEASAKWSDLIVRFVLNVSVIYFIFSQDFLFLIVLFVIMTGYVLYFSNNVKQKALKWEQLIKREEGKKQSFYKLANLFTDVPKLKKQAKRRAYLDWMVKQVKYHQENVYEYLYVRALIRSGDYLGIIVRLTIIGSIILSFLNEQLTGYIVVSILFIFLTGIQIMSLYKHFELLELTNLYPNAEKKRLTSFLKIMFTVFLVQTVIYSLITLLFANVSIFGGTFIVTALFSYLFVFIYMKNRIKKSEKDV; encoded by the coding sequence ATGAAGAGCGTTAATGAGATATGGCAAACACGAGTAAATCAACATATAAATGAAACTAGAATGTACTTGAAGTATATGTTAAATGACCACCTTCTTTTTGTTTTTATTTTTTTAGGAGCAGGTGGAGCTTTAACTTATCAAAGATGGCTTGAAACATTATCTCCTGATTTTCCGGCTATCGTAATTATGACATTCACCTTTGCGTTTATCGTCATAACGTCAAGTGTTCGAACATTGTTGAAAGAAGCTGACATTGTTTTTTTACTACCGATGGAATTTAAACTAAGAGGTTATTTTCAAAAAGCTTTTAGATACAGTTTTATTACACAAAGCTTTTTCATTATTGTTCCTTTAATTTTATTTACACCCTTGTATTTTAAAGTAACAGATGCAAACGGAAGGACTCTTCTTATTTGTTTGGGGCTTTTACTACTGGTAAAGTTTTGGAACTTAAGGGTAAGTTGGGCGATGAGCTTTTATACAGAAGCTTCAGCAAAATGGAGTGATCTGATTGTTCGATTTGTTTTAAATGTATCTGTGATTTATTTTATTTTCTCACAAGATTTCCTTTTCTTAATTGTTCTGTTTGTTATTATGACAGGTTATGTTTTGTATTTTTCAAACAATGTAAAACAGAAGGCATTAAAATGGGAGCAACTTATTAAAAGAGAAGAAGGAAAGAAGCAATCTTTTTATAAGCTTGCAAACTTATTTACAGATGTGCCTAAGCTTAAGAAACAGGCAAAGCGTCGTGCGTATCTCGATTGGATGGTCAAGCAAGTAAAGTATCATCAGGAAAATGTATATGAGTATTTGTATGTGCGTGCATTAATTCGATCAGGCGACTATTTGGGCATTATTGTTCGGCTAACTATCATCGGAAGCATAATCTTGTCATTCTTAAATGAACAGTTAACAGGCTACATCGTTGTATCCATTTTATTTATTTTTTTAACCGGCATTCAGATCATGAGTTTATATAAACATTTTGAATTATTAGAGTTGACTAACTTATATCCAAATGCTGAAAAGAAAAGATTAACAAGCTTCTTGAAAATAATGTTTACAGTCTTTTTGGTACAAACGGTGATTTATTCACTCATCACATTACTATTTGCAAATGTATCTATTTTTGGTGGAACCTTTATTGTAACAGCTTTATTTTCCTATCTTTTTGTTTTTATTTATATGAAAAATAGAATAAAGAAGAGTGAAAAGGATGTATAG
- a CDS encoding YjcZ family sporulation protein: protein MSGAYTGGFALIVVLFILLIIVGAAWL from the coding sequence ATGAGCGGTGCATATACAGGTGGATTCGCGTTAATCGTTGTATTGTTCATCTTGTTAATCATTGTTGGTGCAGCATGGTTATAA
- a CDS encoding ABC transporter ATP-binding protein, which yields MTLLKVEHLTGGYTRKPVLKDISFEVEKGNIVGLIGLNGAGKSTTIKHIIGTMEAHKGQVSINGNTFALDSAAYRSQFSFIPETPILYDELTLYEHLELTAMAYGIDKDTFEKRLQPLLKEFRMEKRLKWFPAHFSKGMKQKVMIMCAFLVEPELYIIDEPFVGLDPLAINSLLEMMDQAKKQGSGILMSTHILATAERYCDSFIILHNGEVRAKGTLLQLREQFGMRDATLDDLYIQLTKEDQDEER from the coding sequence ATGACGCTTCTAAAGGTTGAACATTTAACAGGCGGGTATACTCGAAAACCTGTCTTAAAGGATATTTCATTTGAGGTGGAAAAAGGCAATATTGTTGGTCTAATCGGTCTAAATGGTGCAGGTAAAAGTACAACAATCAAGCATATTATTGGAACAATGGAAGCTCATAAAGGACAAGTCTCCATTAATGGGAATACCTTTGCTTTAGATTCTGCAGCCTATCGTTCACAATTTAGCTTTATACCAGAAACACCGATTTTATATGATGAGTTAACACTATATGAACATTTAGAGCTAACAGCGATGGCATATGGAATTGATAAGGACACTTTCGAAAAACGACTTCAGCCGTTATTAAAGGAATTTCGGATGGAGAAGAGGTTGAAGTGGTTTCCAGCTCACTTCTCAAAGGGTATGAAGCAAAAGGTCATGATAATGTGTGCCTTCTTAGTTGAACCTGAGCTTTATATTATTGATGAGCCTTTTGTTGGTTTAGACCCATTAGCTATAAATTCATTATTGGAAATGATGGATCAAGCGAAAAAACAAGGCTCAGGTATTCTTATGTCAACACACATACTAGCAACAGCGGAAAGATATTGTGATTCTTTTATTATTTTACATAACGGAGAAGTTCGCGCAAAAGGAACATTACTTCAATTAAGGGAACAGTTTGGGATGAGAGACGCGACTTTAGATGATCTTTATATTCAGTTAACAAAGGAAGATCAAGATGAAGAGCGTTAA
- a CDS encoding tryptophan transporter → MNTRVLVILSLFAAIGAVLHMVMPPFYNGMKPDMILLMMFIGIIMFPSMKNVTLLGIVTGFLSALTSTFPGGFLPNIIDKIITAFVFYGLFLVVKKIAHKVATATVLAVIGTIVSGTIFLTAALLIVGLPGGVAFTTLFLTVVLPATLFNGAAMIIILPIVQSIFKRSKNLTVA, encoded by the coding sequence ATGAACACGAGAGTATTAGTTATTTTATCTTTATTTGCGGCAATTGGGGCTGTTTTGCATATGGTGATGCCTCCATTCTACAATGGAATGAAGCCTGACATGATTCTATTGATGATGTTTATTGGAATCATTATGTTTCCTAGTATGAAAAATGTTACTTTACTCGGTATCGTAACTGGATTTTTATCTGCGTTAACATCAACATTCCCTGGTGGGTTTCTACCAAACATCATTGACAAAATCATTACAGCATTTGTATTTTACGGCTTATTCTTAGTTGTAAAGAAAATTGCCCATAAAGTTGCCACAGCTACTGTACTCGCTGTTATTGGTACAATTGTTTCAGGAACAATCTTTTTAACTGCTGCCTTATTAATTGTTGGATTACCAGGTGGTGTCGCATTTACAACATTATTTCTAACTGTTGTTCTTCCTGCCACTTTATTTAATGGAGCAGCCATGATTATTATCCTGCCAATTGTTCAAAGTATTTTCAAACGCTCAAAAAACTTAACAGTTGCTTAA